The Mus caroli chromosome 9, CAROLI_EIJ_v1.1, whole genome shotgun sequence DNA window AGAAGGGTATGTCAGACCTgggagccacccaacatgggtgctatATACTCAGTTTATCTCAAAGAGTAGtgaatgctcttaatcactgagccatctcttcagccccatatgctaatattttaaacccatctttaaaatatattcattggGAAAATAAGCCTAAACACTTATGTATGTGTAAACCAAATACATGCATAGGTTAGAGTTCCATTAAGTGCCCAGGTGTCTTATTTAATGCAGCCTGGCTTCTTTGGGTTTGCAGCTGTACAGATTAGATTTGGGGTAGGCCAACAGAGGATCAAACCTTGAATGGCTAGCTCTGTATTCTCCTAGGAAAGGAAGCTCCTAGCAATAAAAAACATACCAAGGAGGCAGAAGAAGTCTTGGGTTTCATCTCAGTTCTGTCTTACATAGCTGTGAGATTATAGGCAAGAAGCTAAAGTTCTCTGAATTTTAGTTTCTGTCTtagaaaaaggtgtgtgtgtactATACCAAAAGTACTCAATGTGCCCCATGGAATTATAAGCACTATGATATTATAACTGATCAAGATTAGTAATTATTGCTCTTCAGATCCGGAAAAGAAGTGAAGTTCCCATACTACCTGGTTTAGTGACATGCAAAAATTACCAGTGATCTGAGCAGACGTGCATCACAGTAGCCACTGAGCATCTTCAGTGGCCTGACTAGGCAACAGAGAAAGATCCCCCTCTACCCTCAGATACATCCCTGGACCACAAGGAGCCAGAAGGGCAGCTAAAGCCATGGGGCTATAACCATCCTCTCAGGCTCCTGAGAAGAAAGCATCTTACTTGATAGAGGCCTCAAGATAAACAGAGATGCCATGCAGCTAAAGATCCCcttctgcaaacacacacagcacatcacAAACTTGAAATACACTTGAATCCCTTAGGGAGTTTTACCTTTCTAGATTCCCACTTCTGTGGCCTTAAGTGAGTCCATCTCCAGTTTGATGCTGATGCTGCAGGCCCGTGTTTTGAGAACTATAGCTCTAGAGCAAGTTTAATGTTTCAAAAGCAGGTATGAATGAGATGGAGCAAaggaaaacatctttattttgacagggtctcattatataatCCAGGGCAGCCTTCAACTGCGGTCAGTttccccagtactggaattacagcaCTTAAATGCCTTATATTTACTTTTGTATTAAGCTGATAAAGGTCTTTGTTCTGCAGATAACTCAAAGAATCTGAATCTACCACGTAGCAGACAGATTCTACCACAGAAACACAGAGTTACAGCTATTGGTTACCTTTTACCAAGAACCTTGTTAATGCTAAATAAACATCTCAGAATTTGATACTAGCATTTGAAACATGCCACCTGCTTAAGTTACCAAACAAAATGCAGTCTATGTCTTACAATCAGCCATTTCcaggtctgggaagatggctcagtaaaagTGCCCGGTACttaagcaggaggacctgagttcagatctccaacaTGCATGTGAAAAGCCAATCTTAGTGGTGTATGCTTATAATCTCGGTActggggagacagggacaggaggatgatggccagccagtctagctgaatctgCCTGCTTGGTGTTTAGAGACAGACCAAGataaaaactaaggtggagagtaaCTGGAGAAGGCACTTGACTCTGACtcccacacacaaatgcattcaGGAGTGAGTGGGCACACACAAGAAcatgtatatatactgtatagTCACCACACCTACCGAGGTGGTTCTGTGAAAGACACTTGGCTCACAGAACTATTTATTGATTTTCCTGGAGTACCATGTGAAAACAAACTATGCCAAGCGCTGTAAACCTGTGCTCTGTAGGAAGGATGTACGTGTCTGGGGCCCAGTGAATTGATAAGCAATTCCCATCAGAACCATTCTGAAAGCGATTTCACCTGTCTCAGCCAGGAAGACAGATGGCGCCCCTCTTTTCAGGAATTTCTTCATGATTCATTTGCGTCTTGGATCCCTCTCCCAATAGCAAATAAAGGAAACATACACATTTCTGGAGGAAAATGTCTGTATTAAAAGCCAGAAAATCACATTAATACAAGAAGAAACGCCCACCAGGCCATGTCACTGAATAGATCGACTTGGAAAAGATTCATAAAGTTCTTTTGTAAGCAATAACAATAAATCCGTGTCAAATCTTCCCTCGTCCcccccttaaaaaaacaaacaagaagcttCAAATACAACTACATTCAGATACAAAGAGCTTCTGTTACCACAGCTTTAGCAGttgaatctttttgttttgtatttttttttttactaaaactttcatttaaaacagttattaaatatataaaacaaatacacaGGATCTGGTCACTTTCTGCCATAAATAAAGGGCATGTGGGCGCAGGGAGGGGGTGCCGCAGGGGAAAGAGCCGGTTTCCCTTGTGTCCTCGAGCCACGCGTGGATCCCACCCTTCAGCCCGAGAGCTTGCCCCTGCTCTTCCGAACCAGAACCTCAGCACAAACCTCACTTTCCCACCTCATTTGGGCCTCTCTGCGGTCCCCTCCCGGGAAAAGGATGAACAATAAGGACAGCACGAAGCGCACCTGCCCCGTCTCCGGTGAGGAAGGCGCGTGCGAGCGCTTACACAGCGCGGACGCGGGGCGGCGGGGGTCACTTAGGAGCCACCCCCGAGGTGACAGCCGCGGCAGCGGCAGCTGctgcagcagcggcggcggcagcggcggtaGTTCCCGCGGGTACGGCTGCAGGAGCGGCCGCGGGGGCGCCGGCGGTGGTCCGGCGCTGCTCCATGCCGTTGGGCAGGAAGCCGGCAATGATGGGCACCGGCCAGATGAGGGCGGCCACGCTCCACACCACGATGACCAGGGTCATGAAGCAGGCCACCAGGGTAGACTCGATGGGCTTGCGGTTCAGCCGCCAGCCCGGCTCGCCCTGCAGCTCCTCCAGGCTGAAGTCCAGGCAGCAGAAGTGACGAGGCTCGCCCTGCAGCCACAGCGGCCCCGGCTCGGCCGCCGGGTAGGCAGGCAGCGCGGTGGGAGCCCCGGCGGGAGCCCGCAGGCGGCCGCGCACCCAGCCGCAGCCCACACACAGGCGCAGGTCTTGCTGCGCGCCGCCCGCCGCCAGCCCCAGATGCTCGATGAGCAGTGGCGGCCCGACGCGGTGGAAGGCGGCGGCGAAGAAGGCGCGGCCGTGCGCGTTGGTAGAGAAGAGCAGCAGGTCGCACTGCAAGCCCCGCGGGCGGCCCCAGCGCACGAGCAGCGAGCTCAGCATCTGTCGTTGCACACTGATGTTGCAGGGCGCCGCCGGAGCCTCCTCTGGGCCCGCGCGCTCTGGGGGCGCCGATGCCGCCGCCAGCAGACGCGGGGTGGAGTGTTCGTTGGTGAAGGACGCATTGGCCGAGGCGTTTGGGGGCGTCCCTGCAAGGCCGGGCGCATCCGTGGCCCCGCCGTGCGCCGGCGACAGCGGGCAGGCGGCGGCCAGTAGCGCGGCGAGAAGGGGCAGCATGGCCTGTGGCGAGCGCCTACGCGCGCGGGGCAGGCGGCGGCTGCATGGCGCGCAGGCGACCGTCCGGTGAGGGAACCGCGGGGCCTGGAAGGCCGAGGCGGATCACTGCCAGTGTATTGGGACGACACCGGCTCACGGGCCGCGATGGCCTCTTCAGACTCCGCTCGTCGAGGTTCCGCCGCCCCCCAGAGCTGGGGCCCTTGGACGGCCAGGAGGCTCTGCTGGCTCGCGGCGAAACGAGAGGATTCCCCTGCTCGGCTCCGCCTTCCGCGCGCCCCGCCCCCGGCTCACCGGGTGCGGGGACTTGGGAGGGCGGGGCTCCACTCGCAGGGGCGGGAACTGGAGACCTGCGGAACAAGGCGGTGCGTGGAGGCGGAGCAAGGGGACCCCCGAGGGCGGGAAGCCCAGAGCGAGTCCCAGAGCCGAGATAGTCCCTTTGTCACGCCCCCAGAAGAGCTTATCAGTACCACCTTTCTGCTTAGGAGAAACTAAGAAGGGAGAATGTCTCCGGGCTACCTCAGGAGCCCGAGATAGGACTCTTGTACCTTTCTGCTGAGTTCAGAAAGATTCAGAGTCTGGAGTCTGGCTGGTTTTAATGTGTCTTCACCACAATAGATacatatgattttgttttgttttgttttgttttacaggaagagaactcattaaaaaaatcctcaaaatTCTGAAGTTTTGGTGTTGGTTGGGGCAATGGGAATGCAAATCCCGCAGGTCGGATGCTTGAGGGCTCTCACTGAGAGTCCTACTTACAGGTGACACTTACGCAGGACACCTGCAGTCTAGTGTGCACATAGACACTCAAGATTTGTATGTTAGAGTCCATGAATATCAGTCTTCCGGGATGTATGTTGTGGAGAGGTGGAGTTGTCAAGAGTAACTTAATAGGATACAATTTATATTAAGAAGCCTACTTGAGTTCTGAGCTTGAtggtacaagcctgtaatcccaagtGAGAATCCGGAGTCCAAGTTCCTtggagaggccagcctgggctacctgaaaacctgtctcaaacaaacaaaatccagtaCTAAGGTGGTGAGGAGaattatgagtttgaggacagcctgggctacacagtaagatgcTTTCTGTAAAGAACAAAAAACGtccttgggaagaagaggcagctcagtTGGAAGGGTGCTTTCCTAGTGTCCTAgcaagacctgggttcaatccccatcaCTGCCTAAACAAAAAAGGAGCAAACTGCACTTCCCTTGTTTTCTGGCCTCACACTTGGAAACTAATGTCAACTGACCCCTAAAATGGCTTGAAACAGTTGTGCTCTGTGAATCTAAGAGTGACCCTCCCTCTAAGCCAGCTAAGCTTTCCCAAGGGCCTGCAAAGGACAGGATGACAGCCATTGCTGGGTACAAGGTGCTAAATATATTTCTCtaaatagttctctctctctctctttcattctttctttctcctgctctttcttttgagtcaaggtttcactttgtagctttagctgtcctggaacttattatgtagaccagactggcctcaactcacagagatccacttgcccctgcttcttgagttctgggactaaaggtatgtaccactaaATCCATCTTCTAAGTTGTTTTCTAACAAATAGTAACATTGGAATGAGGGAGAGATACaggtagacagagagaaagtggggagagagagaagagagagaaagagccttATAAACAGAGGTCCCCAAAGTACCAAGTCTTCTCTGTTGGTCTTGGTTCCCTGACTGACAGCAGGGCGGCTGGCACCCACCCTGCATGGGACTGTGTTATGTTAATGGAGCTTGCAGTCCAGCATCTACCTCAGCTTCTCAGTGCTGGCCAGTTGGTTATCTATTCCTGCAAATCCAGCCCAGTGTGACTGGATCCTTGGTCTCTGTAAAAAAGGTTGATGTCCTTGAGGCACAGGACACAcccctatatatatatttatacttttgtgTTCCCAGATGGGACAATGTGCAGTTTCATGTTCTTATTTAAAATGACTTATCCTTTTAAGGAACAAAATATACTACCTGGTGTGGCAGCCTTGTTTAAATATGATCCTACCTCAAAACAGGGATATCAGGTGATCCCTAGGGCTTAAAGGGGCCTAGTTGTTAAGGATTGAGTCTTGAGTCAGGTCTCTATCCATGACAGCAGGTGACATTTTCTGGAACTTTAGGCAGGAACATGCTGAGCTTGTTAGGGGTTCCCTTACTGTGTCTGTAcaatggaggtgggggtggggaaaacttggaagggaaaaagacagacttGTTTGCAGTTGCATACGATGGCATGCAACTGTAATAGCAAATTgagggaggatcaggagttcaaagccagcttgacaTAGTTCAAGTCTAGACTGGACTACCtgagacccggtctcaaaaaccaaccaaccaatcacaAGCAAAGAAGCAAGTTTGGTTTGGAGAGCCAAGAAGTCCCTGCCAAGTTGTTGACATGATAGCCCTTCATACCTTCATCCAGACAAGTTACCTTCTGTCTTGTCTGCTGGCATATGGCAGAGGCTCTGCTAGTACTTATTGCCTGACAAATCTGCCCATTTAAAAGCTCTGATTAACTACTGTAAGCATTCCTGAGGGTCAGTTGCTTTACTTATGACACAACAGCATTATGGTGTGGTGATACTGGTGTCACCAGAAGAaaactgcttctgtttcccatgtgctggatttacaggtgagtgccaccatgcccagctcacacTACCTTTTCCTAGCCATCACTGCTATGTGTGCTCTTCCCTTCAGCTTACTAGGCTTACAGAACACAAGCCAGGAGTATAGAGTGCCCAGGGCCCGGTCACTGAGAGGGTCTGTCTGCTGGTGAGAGCTTGGCCTGAGCTGTAGCTGTTCACAGGTTGAGGTTCCTTTTTACCACTTCTGTCATTCTCCTGCTCTGGTACAGGTGTGCAGGCTTCCTTGCGTCCCAGGGATACATGAAGTGAACTTCAGCTTCAAGCCTTTACAcaacctgttttcttttttccctgaaGTCTGTCTTGGTTGCCCCTCACTTCCTTTCCATCTCTGTTCCACTATCAGCTCCTCAGAGAGCCTTTCCCGGCCTTTCACAATAACAAGCACCTACCTTCCCAGTCCCATGCCACATCCCACCTTCCTCATTGTGAGCTGCCCCATGCATGCTTTCTGTTTGCCTCTTGCTCCTTCTTTCATTTGAATGGCCCCTTTCCCAAGCAGGACTTTGTTTTGTTCAACAGAACTTGGCATAGAACActgtaggggctggggagatggctggctgtttaaagtgcttgctgtataatCAATCATTAGGACCTCACTTCAGATCCCTGGCACCTGTGTAAAAGCTGGGCACAAAGTACACAACTGTAACACCAGCACCAGGTGCATGGGGAGACAAGTGGCTCCTGGGTCTTCCTGGGTAACCAGTCTAACTGAATCAGCGTGCACCTTGTTTTAGGAAGACTCTGTTTTGAAATATaaggagagtgatagaggaagacacctaataTCAACTTCTGTCATACAAGGCACACTCACCCACATATAGATATGTTAACCCACCCCCACATGAgccagaggaggtggaggaagaagaggaggaggaagagagaggaggaggaggaggaagaggaggaggagggagttaGTGAATTCAGCAGCCTGGgtcaagacagagacagaatatgAGCTATAGTTTAGGGAGTGGAAAGggtggaaacagcctagatgctTTTATCAgattgaagaaataaaagcaaatgagacTGCTAGCCAGTGGTAGCtcatgcttttagtcccagcacttgtgaggtctCTGAATTGAGGCCAGTccaatctacatagtgagttctaggacagccagagccacacagagaaaccctggagggGGTTGGGTGGAAGTTATTGAGATCCCAAATCCCAGAAGAGAGGTGGGTTTGATAAATCACTGCTTTGTTGATAAAACAGTGTTGATGGGCAATTTTCCTGTAcagaatgtattgtcacaaaacAACTGAGCACATCAAAGAAAGTAATTAGTAAAAAATGTGCAGCAATTCCATCCTCCTTTTTCCTGTGTCCCTCTCTGGTATTAGCTAATTTTTTCTCCTCCTGCCTATTGAAGCAGTAGCTTTGAAAGACTGAACTGGGTTATCTGATTCCTCTGACTCAACACCTCAGAGTGCTGCAGGTGTAGGCACTCCTCAGCCCTCTCTTATTCTGGGTGGAATTGGCATATATGACTACCACATATTATAGACTGAGAAATATGCAGGAACCACAGAAGACCCAGAAAATCACCACAAAAAAATGGGATGGAGCAATGAAGAGGGTAGAAACTAGGTCCTAGGCCATGTCAAAGTCCCTTGCAGAAGGTGTGGTCTTAGTGCCGGGTGTATGCCTAAGGAAAACCTTAAGTGGGAAAGGATGACTTTGCATGCCTGGCTCACTTCCTAAGAAAACCCATCCTCATACCATAACTCAGGTCTCATGTTGGAATCGATAGCTCGCACCAGCCGGCCATGGAAACAGGTCTGGAAGCCCGCTGGGGTTTGGTGAGCTAAACTCTGACAGTTTCTTGTCCTGGTTTCTGCATAGTCTGGCGGTCACAGACCCCCTAGGATCTCAGCCAGATCTCTAGGGTTTGCAGGCACATTTATTCTTGTGACTACCGTGGTCGCTGGGAACATTAGTATCTGAAGCATTCCAGCAGCAATTACAGCCTGCACAGTTCATTTGGTCATTAGTCATGGGTTCCTGGGGCAAGGCTACTGTTGTCAGTTTAAGTGATTACTTAGGATTATTCTGTCTTGGCATATTACATGGTCATTTGCAGATACTCTAGTCCTGTAACGGGCAGGGCCACtacttgtatttttgtttgtttgttttcatgctgGGCATCTAGCAAGATTCAAGcaaggacttcctgaagctcCTGCTGATCTGGAGAGATAGAGAGTGCGTAAGAGAGAGCCAGGAAGAGAATGGTGTTGGGTGGCACTAGCCAGAAGAAACTTAGAGGAAAGGAACACCTGCCTGGGATGGGCATGATGGTATTGCCTACACCCAATAAAAAACTGTCTTCTACCAACACTGTGTGTTCATTACTGGGTTAAGCACTTGAAATGCACGCTTCCCATGGTTCATGAAGAAGAGATCACAAATGACTTAAACTGAGACTCAGAGTACTTTGTCCCTTGAACAGCAATGTAGTGATAGCCAAAATGCAGTTTGTCCAACATTGTTCTTAAATACAGCCCTACTATGTTGGCAACTCTTCAGCCTTCCAGCTACTAGGTACTTGGTCCCTATTCATGAATTCCACCAACACTGAAATACTTAAGGATGGTTTCCCAGTCTGAAGCATCGTAATAGATAAGTTCTGGGTTATGGTTTTCCTGTTAATGATTGGTTTCCTGAACTCAGTTCTCCATAGAACCCTGAGCTCTGCCTTTATCATCTCCAGGACCACTACTGTGGTTTGGGTAAGTGTCCCCCAAAGTCTCCTGTGCTCATCTTCCAGGTAAAATGTGGGGTCTCTGAGAGGTGGTGCCTAGGAAAGGTCCTTACGTCATCGGGGACGTGCCTTTGAAGGGACTTGTGGGATTCCAACTCTTTCTTTTCCCTAGGGATGAGGTAggagttttttttcttctggtacCTGCTTCTAGGATAtgcctgtgatggttaatctctGTTGTGGACTTGATTGTATCTGGGATGAACTAAGAGACTCTCTTCTAGGTGAGTCTTTAAGGGTATTTCCAGGAAAGATTTCTTCCCCCAGAGAGAACAATCAACAACTCTGGTAGCAACTGAATATCAGCAGATGCGGGGAAGTGGTACTGTGTCTCCTCTGTCTACCTTTGCTGCTTGCTGGTGAACGTGTTACCTCTGCTGCCGCTATCCTTACTAACAGCAGAGCTCAGCATCTCTGTCATTTCAACTTGGACTaaaagaccagcagctctccaggtaTCTTTCAGGTTTACACTGACAGATTTGAATTGCTGACGCATCCAGCTTCACAGACTGGGCAGCTATTGGGTCCTCGGCTTCTTCAGTGTGCAGACAGCCACTGTTGGACTATGTAGCATCTATGTTGTGAGCCTATCTAATCAtccctttttgtctctctcacacacacacacacacacacacacacacacacacaaatataatttgtaaatttCAAAGTTGTGAGGCAAATTAAACATTGCCTCTTTATAATATCTCAGTTAATTTATCTCAGATGATTTTTGATCATGAGATGAAGCTGATGGACAATTACCAGGGTGCCTGAGACGAAGTGGGTGCATGGTTAGTGTTTCTCAGCATCCAGGGTTCAGCAGGGTCTGCTCAGCTTGTTACCAAAGTGGCTTGGAGCTTTCTACATGCCTAAGAGCTTTCCCATGAGCCTCTGATAGGTTTTTAGATGATGACTTTAATGTTACTTAGAGAtattgaagagaaagaaaagactggaGCCATAGATGAACCACACCCTCAGGGACCTCAGAGGTGTTTCTGTGAGACATTTGCCGATGAACACTTTTCTAGAGTTAATGTCTGTCAGATGGATCAGCTAGAATCCCTGCTCTTAAAGACAATTTTGTAATTAGTTATATGCATTTCTCTAACTTTGTATGCTGCTTAAAATAAATCATACTTAGTTCACATAGCGAACTAAAATGTCATTTAGCACTGATGGCTGTGAATTCAGGGGGTTTCAATTTGGCACACCTGGGAGATGGAACTGGCTGTCAAAGCCAAAGCAATAGAATGGTCCCCTCTGCCACTAACAGTGTCATAAACATCTACTTCATACTGCTTCTAAACACACCACATCCACCTCAAATGGAAAAATTGGCATTCCATTTATAGGGgtggagaggagatgggggagcaAAAACCCATTTGGGGGAGCTGGGAACATTGCAACACGGTTTTCATGGCCTTGAATGCCTTCTGACCACAGTCTGCATTCTG harbors:
- the Tmem158 gene encoding transmembrane protein 158; the protein is MLPLLAALLAAACPLSPAHGGATDAPGLAGTPPNASANASFTNEHSTPRLLAAASAPPERAGPEEAPAAPCNISVQRQMLSSLLVRWGRPRGLQCDLLLFSTNAHGRAFFAAAFHRVGPPLLIEHLGLAAGGAQQDLRLCVGCGWVRGRLRAPAGAPTALPAYPAAEPGPLWLQGEPRHFCCLDFSLEELQGEPGWRLNRKPIESTLVACFMTLVIVVWSVAALIWPVPIIAGFLPNGMEQRRTTAGAPAAAPAAVPAGTTAAAAAAAAAAAAAAAVTSGVAPK